The following are encoded in a window of Tessaracoccus flavescens genomic DNA:
- a CDS encoding phospholipase D-like domain-containing protein: MRSSLAKVGRVLNRIMASVLILQLLAMATMTLVESLRRKKRKLRKFPVTRNDPVPVQRDEVTVYTYGEYLYEAMLEAIEGAQHHVYFESYIWKSDEMGQKFVDALNRAADRGVDVYAVWDGFGNLVVSPKFYRGISKKVHTLSYPVFPVPWRPKTWGRDHRKLLCVDGEIGFIGGYNIGDLYATGWRDTHARIVGPEAAEFDNAFIDFWNQNLGRQRKAITDNPARTWAYYLLLHRNTPRIQVYPIRNMYLEAIDRAQERIWLTHAYLLPDDDFVAALREAAHRGVDVRIIIPQRSNHIVADWLSRGFYDQLLSSGIRLFLYQGAMVHAKTGTIDGHWTTIGTANLDRLSLRGNYEINLEVIDEDLAAQMEQIYRTDLSNCIELNEERWRARSWIAKATEAFLSPWRPFF; the protein is encoded by the coding sequence CCTCGGTGCTGATCCTGCAACTCCTGGCGATGGCCACGATGACGCTGGTCGAGTCGCTGCGCAGAAAGAAGCGCAAGCTGCGCAAGTTCCCGGTCACCCGCAACGACCCGGTGCCGGTGCAGCGTGACGAGGTGACGGTCTACACCTACGGCGAGTACCTCTACGAGGCGATGCTGGAGGCGATCGAGGGCGCTCAGCACCACGTCTACTTCGAGTCCTACATCTGGAAGTCGGACGAGATGGGTCAGAAGTTCGTCGACGCCCTCAACCGCGCGGCGGACAGAGGCGTCGACGTCTACGCGGTGTGGGACGGCTTCGGCAACCTGGTCGTCTCCCCGAAGTTCTACCGAGGGATCTCGAAGAAGGTGCACACCCTCTCCTACCCCGTCTTCCCGGTGCCATGGCGCCCGAAGACGTGGGGACGCGACCACCGCAAGCTGCTGTGCGTGGACGGCGAGATCGGCTTCATCGGCGGCTACAACATCGGTGACCTCTACGCGACCGGCTGGCGCGACACCCACGCCCGCATCGTCGGTCCGGAGGCGGCGGAGTTCGACAACGCCTTCATCGACTTCTGGAACCAGAACCTCGGGCGGCAGCGCAAGGCCATCACCGACAATCCCGCCCGTACCTGGGCCTACTACCTGCTCCTGCACCGCAACACGCCGAGGATCCAGGTCTATCCGATCCGCAACATGTACCTGGAGGCGATCGACCGGGCGCAGGAGCGGATCTGGCTCACGCATGCGTACCTGCTGCCCGACGACGACTTCGTGGCGGCCCTGCGCGAGGCGGCGCACCGTGGGGTCGACGTGCGCATCATCATCCCGCAGCGTTCGAACCACATCGTGGCCGACTGGCTGTCGCGCGGCTTCTACGACCAGCTGCTAAGTTCGGGGATCCGCCTGTTCCTCTACCAGGGCGCGATGGTGCACGCCAAGACCGGCACCATCGACGGCCACTGGACGACGATCGGCACGGCCAACCTCGACCGGCTCTCGCTGAGGGGCAACTACGAGATCAACCTGGAGGTCATAGACGAGGACCTGGCCGCGCAGATGGAGCAGATCTACCGCACCGACCTGTCCAACTGCATCGAGCTGAACGAGGAGCGCTGGCGGGCACGATCCTGGATCGCGAAGGCAACCGAGGCCTTCCTCTCCCCCTGGCGGCCCTTCTTCTGA
- a CDS encoding GlsB/YeaQ/YmgE family stress response membrane protein produces MGTIIGYIVIGLLGGAIAKAIMPGEQGGGWVATILLGIVGAVLGGFLGGALLGVSYNEIFSFRGLIFSVVGALLVLFIYGLVTKRKA; encoded by the coding sequence ATGGGAACCATCATTGGATACATCGTCATCGGCCTCCTCGGCGGGGCCATCGCTAAGGCCATCATGCCCGGTGAGCAGGGTGGCGGCTGGGTCGCCACGATCCTCCTCGGCATCGTCGGGGCAGTCCTCGGCGGCTTCCTGGGTGGTGCGCTCCTGGGTGTCAGCTACAACGAGATCTTCTCCTTCAGGGGACTGATCTTCTCTGTCGTCGGCGCCCTCCTCGTCCTGTTCATCTACGGACTGGTCACCAAGCGCAAGGCCTGA